A single Thermoanaerobacterium sp. RBIITD DNA region contains:
- a CDS encoding DUF5107 domain-containing protein, whose protein sequence is MNDNAVVKMWEEEVEIPTYPIGKPNKNPMFLEKRVYQGSSGKVYPYPVIDKIYDEKVMKKYKIVCLENEYLLIEIMPELGGRIYRALDKTNNYDFIYYNRVIKPALVGLAGPWISGGIEFNWPQHHRPNTFGPVEYYLKENEDGSKTVWVSEIDKMYGTKGMAGFTLYPGKAYLEIKGQLYNRTEFPQTFLWWANPAVAVNDDYQSVFPPDVHAVFDHGKRDVSRFPIATGEYYKIDYSKGVDISRYKNIPVPTSYMAYRSDFDFVGGYDHSKKAGILHIADHHVSPGKKQWTWGNGDFGKAWERNLTDEDGPYIELMTGVYTDNQPDFSWLMPGEEKTFKQYFMPYKEIGIVKNATINAAVNLEVKDNKVYVDVYATQVFDNATIKLEGVNKIYLNTTMNLSPVKPYSNVVDVDDEYYNLKITVYDNLGNLLVSYKPIKEEIEKIPDPAKAIPEPAELKTNEALYLAGLHLEQYRHATYEPDDYYLEGLKRDPDDIRINNAYGLLLLRRGKFEESEKYFRRAIKSITRHNPNPYDGEPYYNLGLSLKFQGKFDSAYDAFYKSTWNNAWQNSGYFALAQIACEKRNYCLALDFIEKSIIKNYHDIKARNLKTAILRKLGRLDEAKNYAYETQKIDLLDFGNRNELYLVSMQNRENEEAEIILNELNRIMRDDAYNYINLALDYANAYLYDEAIEVLKRYVSNIDEDNVNPMAYYYISYFEAQKGNNDKALDYAKKAASVKYSYCFPNKIEDIKALKNAIEINPDDSFAYYYLGMLWYDKKQYEDAKWCFEKSIEKNPSFPTAHRNLALYYYNKAHDHEKALKHLERAFELDKKDSRVLLELDQLYKKLGYDVDFRLKNLEDNIELVEERDDLYIEYITLINQKGEFDRALKLLEVRKFHPWEGGEGKVTGQYVLSHVEIAKRYIENGEYKNAIEELAKAKVYPENLGEGKLIIAHDNNINYYLGCCYEGLGEKVKAREYFEEATMGMEEPAGAMYYNDQPADMIFYQGLAYLKLGNDDKAKSKFNKLLTYGEKHIFDDVKIDYFAVSLPDFLIFDEDLNKKNQAFCYYLIGLGHLGLGNKDDAVKYFKKTLEIDKNHMGALIHIKLAE, encoded by the coding sequence ATGAATGATAATGCTGTGGTAAAGATGTGGGAAGAAGAAGTCGAAATACCCACATATCCAATAGGTAAACCTAATAAAAATCCGATGTTTCTTGAAAAGCGTGTATATCAAGGAAGTTCAGGTAAAGTCTATCCATATCCGGTAATTGACAAAATTTATGATGAGAAAGTCATGAAGAAATATAAGATCGTCTGCCTTGAAAACGAGTATTTATTGATAGAAATAATGCCGGAACTTGGCGGTAGAATATATAGAGCACTCGACAAAACTAATAACTATGATTTTATTTACTATAATAGAGTTATTAAGCCGGCTCTTGTTGGCCTTGCGGGGCCTTGGATTTCTGGCGGTATTGAATTCAACTGGCCACAACATCATAGACCAAATACATTTGGACCTGTAGAGTATTACCTAAAAGAAAATGAGGATGGCAGCAAGACTGTTTGGGTGAGTGAAATAGATAAAATGTACGGTACAAAGGGTATGGCAGGTTTTACACTGTATCCCGGAAAAGCATATCTTGAAATAAAAGGACAGCTTTACAACAGGACAGAGTTCCCACAGACATTTTTATGGTGGGCAAATCCCGCAGTTGCCGTAAATGATGATTATCAATCAGTATTTCCTCCGGATGTCCATGCAGTATTTGACCATGGTAAAAGAGATGTATCGAGATTTCCTATAGCAACAGGAGAATACTACAAAATCGATTATTCAAAGGGTGTTGACATATCAAGGTATAAAAATATTCCTGTGCCTACATCATATATGGCATACCGCTCTGATTTTGATTTTGTGGGTGGGTATGATCATTCAAAGAAAGCAGGTATACTTCATATTGCTGACCATCATGTTTCACCTGGGAAAAAGCAGTGGACATGGGGAAACGGCGACTTCGGTAAGGCCTGGGAGAGAAACTTAACAGATGAAGATGGACCATATATAGAACTTATGACAGGTGTTTATACAGATAATCAACCGGATTTTTCGTGGCTTATGCCTGGTGAAGAAAAGACATTTAAGCAATATTTTATGCCATATAAGGAAATAGGTATTGTAAAAAATGCTACTATAAATGCTGCGGTTAATTTAGAAGTTAAAGACAACAAGGTATATGTTGATGTGTATGCAACACAGGTTTTTGATAATGCTACCATAAAGCTTGAGGGTGTGAATAAAATCTATTTAAATACAACAATGAATTTGAGTCCTGTAAAACCTTATTCTAATGTAGTAGATGTGGATGATGAATATTATAATTTAAAAATCACGGTTTATGATAATTTAGGAAATCTCCTTGTAAGTTATAAACCAATCAAAGAGGAGATAGAGAAGATACCTGATCCAGCTAAAGCAATACCGGAACCTGCCGAATTAAAGACGAATGAAGCATTATATCTTGCAGGGTTACATCTTGAGCAGTATAGACATGCAACATATGAACCAGATGATTATTATCTTGAAGGACTAAAAAGAGATCCAGATGATATAAGGATAAACAATGCATATGGGCTTTTGCTTTTGAGGCGTGGAAAATTTGAAGAAAGCGAGAAATATTTCAGACGGGCAATTAAAAGCATAACAAGGCATAACCCAAATCCATATGATGGTGAGCCATACTACAACCTTGGCCTTTCACTTAAATTTCAAGGGAAATTTGATTCGGCATATGACGCCTTTTATAAAAGCACATGGAATAATGCATGGCAGAATAGTGGATATTTCGCATTAGCACAAATTGCCTGTGAAAAGAGAAATTATTGTTTAGCACTGGATTTTATAGAAAAGTCAATAATAAAAAATTATCATGATATTAAAGCGAGAAATTTAAAAACGGCTATATTGAGAAAACTTGGTAGACTTGATGAAGCTAAGAATTACGCATATGAAACGCAAAAAATAGATTTGCTTGATTTTGGAAATAGAAATGAACTATATCTTGTATCAATGCAAAATAGAGAAAATGAAGAGGCTGAGATAATATTAAATGAGTTAAATAGAATTATGAGAGATGATGCATATAACTATATAAACTTAGCACTTGATTATGCAAATGCATATCTTTATGATGAAGCAATAGAGGTTTTGAAAAGATATGTAAGTAATATTGATGAAGATAATGTTAACCCGATGGCATATTACTATATAAGCTATTTTGAAGCACAAAAAGGTAACAATGATAAAGCTTTAGATTACGCTAAAAAAGCTGCAAGTGTTAAGTATAGCTATTGCTTCCCAAATAAAATAGAGGATATTAAAGCATTAAAGAATGCGATTGAGATAAATCCAGATGATAGCTTTGCATATTATTATCTTGGGATGCTGTGGTATGACAAAAAGCAATATGAAGATGCAAAATGGTGCTTTGAAAAGTCCATTGAAAAAAATCCGAGCTTCCCTACAGCGCATAGAAATCTAGCATTGTATTACTACAATAAAGCCCATGACCACGAAAAGGCTTTAAAACATCTAGAAAGGGCATTTGAGCTTGATAAAAAGGATTCAAGAGTTCTTTTAGAGCTTGACCAGCTTTATAAAAAATTAGGCTATGATGTTGATTTTAGGCTTAAAAATTTAGAAGATAATATAGAGCTTGTGGAAGAAAGAGATGACCTATATATAGAATATATAACATTGATAAATCAAAAAGGCGAATTCGATAGAGCGCTTAAGCTATTAGAGGTGAGAAAATTCCACCCATGGGAAGGTGGAGAAGGAAAAGTTACTGGTCAATATGTTCTATCACATGTTGAGATAGCTAAAAGATATATTGAAAATGGTGAGTATAAAAATGCAATAGAAGAGCTTGCAAAAGCTAAGGTTTATCCGGAGAATTTAGGTGAGGGTAAGCTTATAATCGCACATGATAACAATATTAACTATTATTTAGGATGCTGTTATGAAGGCCTTGGAGAAAAGGTCAAGGCAAGAGAATATTTTGAAGAAGCAACTATGGGCATGGAAGAGCCAGCAGGTGCAATGTATTACAATGACCAACCTGCAGACATGATTTTCTATCAGGGTTTAGCATATTTGAAGCTTGGAAATGATGATAAAGCAAAGTCAAAGTTCAATAAGCTTTTAACTTACGGTGAGAAGCATATATTCGATGATGTAAAAATCGATTATTTTGCTGTATCACTTCCAGACTTCTTGATATTTGATGAGGACTTAAACAAGAAAAATCAGGCATTTTGTTACTACTTGATTGGACTTGGGCATCTTGGACTAGGGAATAAGGACGATGCAGTAAAATATTTCAAAAAGACACTTGAGATAGACAAAAATCATATGGGTGCGTTAATTCACATAAAATTGGCAGAGTAA
- the glgD gene encoding glucose-1-phosphate adenylyltransferase subunit GlgD — MLNNYIGILSLNEDESGIKSLTLNRPLASIPIFGRYRIIDFVLSNMVNAGIKAVGIFGQYHSRSLIDHLGTGKPWDLNRKVGGLFIFNYSLNNPPISDVKLFKNNMEFFYRSKGENVILATSRMICKIDLEKVAQYHEKSGNDITIVYKSVKGDDDTFLNCDVINMDDKKRILSVGKIIGLNRNVDISMEIFIMKKDILIDCIYKSIEKSGYDSLKDYIYSNAENLNIGGYEYKGYLSCINSIKSYYKTSMEVLDTDVMRDLFFKNGSVYTKTNDSPPAKYCNGSDVKNSIISNGCVIKGIVKNSIISRAVKIDENAVVEDSIIFGNCIIERDVVLKNVILDKNVIIEEGRNLIGDKKFPIVIEKGEIVKNLLKKVGGA; from the coding sequence ATGTTAAACAATTATATAGGAATATTAAGCTTAAACGAAGATGAAAGCGGGATTAAAAGTCTTACTTTAAATAGACCATTAGCATCCATACCGATATTTGGCAGATACCGCATAATAGATTTCGTTTTATCAAACATGGTGAATGCAGGTATAAAGGCTGTGGGAATATTTGGGCAATATCATTCTAGGTCACTTATTGACCATCTTGGGACAGGAAAACCGTGGGATCTAAATAGAAAGGTAGGAGGATTATTCATATTCAATTATTCATTGAATAATCCACCAATAAGTGATGTTAAATTATTTAAAAATAATATGGAGTTTTTCTACAGAAGCAAGGGTGAGAATGTTATATTAGCAACTTCAAGGATGATTTGCAAAATTGACCTTGAAAAAGTGGCACAGTATCATGAAAAATCCGGTAATGATATAACGATTGTGTATAAGAGCGTAAAGGGTGACGATGATACATTTTTAAATTGCGATGTTATAAATATGGATGATAAAAAAAGGATTTTAAGTGTTGGAAAAATCATTGGATTGAACCGCAATGTAGATATCTCTATGGAGATATTTATAATGAAAAAGGATATTTTAATCGATTGTATTTATAAAAGTATTGAGAAAAGTGGTTATGATTCATTAAAGGATTATATATACAGCAATGCAGAAAATTTAAATATAGGTGGTTATGAATATAAGGGATATTTAAGTTGTATTAATTCTATTAAATCGTATTATAAAACGTCTATGGAAGTTCTCGATACTGATGTTATGAGAGATTTGTTTTTTAAGAATGGAAGCGTATATACAAAAACAAATGATTCACCGCCTGCGAAATATTGTAATGGATCTGATGTCAAAAATTCTATTATATCTAATGGATGTGTAATTAAAGGAATTGTAAAAAACAGCATTATATCAAGAGCTGTTAAGATAGATGAAAATGCGGTTGTTGAAGATTCTATAATATTTGGGAATTGTATAATCGAAAGAGATGTTGTACTAAAAAACGTCATTCTTGATAAAAACGTCATTATTGAGGAAGGAAGGAACCTCATAGGTGACAAGAAGTTTCCGATTGTTATAGAAAAAGGCGAAATTGTAAAAAATTTACTCAAAAAAGTAGGGGGAGCATAA
- a CDS encoding glucose-1-phosphate adenylyltransferase: MKLMKKEIIALILAGGQGSRLKSLTKNNAKPAVEFGGKYRIIDFTLSNCANSAIDVVGVLTQYQPLILNSHIGLGIPWDLDRVNGGVTILPPYMSDTGGSWYKGTADAVLQNAHFVDRYQPEYLLVLSGDHIYKMDYLKMLNYHKEKGADVTIAVTQVPIEEANRFGIMNTEDDFRIYEFEEKPTKPKSTLASMGIYIFKWSKLKKALIEDAKDENSAHDFGKNIIPTMLNNGFKMYAYLFKGYWKDVGTIDSYWESSMDLLREDVHTKINSNELNLFDDDWKIYSSSLAYPPQYIGSDANVKNSLIVEGCIVLGNVENSVLSYGVNVGKNSVIENSVIMSDAIIEDNAYVVNSIVCSKAKIKGGSKVGSNRNITVVSEKKTVDGEYVNE, translated from the coding sequence GTGAAATTGATGAAAAAGGAGATAATAGCGCTGATACTAGCAGGAGGACAGGGGAGTAGGCTTAAATCGTTAACAAAAAATAATGCGAAACCTGCTGTAGAATTCGGTGGTAAATATAGGATCATAGATTTTACATTAAGCAATTGTGCTAATTCTGCGATCGATGTTGTCGGTGTATTGACACAGTATCAGCCACTTATCTTAAATTCCCATATAGGATTAGGCATACCTTGGGACCTTGACAGAGTAAATGGTGGTGTAACAATACTACCACCGTATATGTCAGATACCGGTGGCAGTTGGTATAAAGGAACGGCCGATGCTGTTTTGCAGAATGCACATTTTGTTGATAGATACCAACCAGAATACCTTCTTGTACTATCAGGTGACCACATATATAAGATGGATTATCTCAAGATGCTAAATTATCACAAAGAGAAAGGTGCTGATGTAACGATAGCAGTAACACAAGTTCCAATAGAGGAAGCAAACAGATTTGGGATAATGAATACGGAAGATGACTTTAGAATATATGAATTTGAAGAAAAGCCAACTAAGCCTAAAAGTACATTGGCTTCTATGGGCATATATATTTTTAAATGGAGCAAATTGAAGAAAGCTTTGATAGAAGATGCTAAAGATGAAAATTCTGCACATGATTTTGGCAAAAACATAATTCCAACTATGCTTAATAACGGCTTTAAAATGTATGCATATTTATTTAAAGGATACTGGAAAGATGTTGGTACAATAGATAGTTATTGGGAATCTAGCATGGACCTTTTAAGGGAGGACGTGCACACTAAAATCAACAGCAATGAACTTAATCTTTTTGATGATGATTGGAAAATCTACAGTTCTTCATTGGCATATCCACCACAATATATTGGAAGCGATGCAAATGTGAAAAATTCACTCATTGTTGAGGGATGTATTGTACTCGGAAATGTCGAGAATTCTGTATTATCATATGGTGTTAACGTAGGTAAAAATTCGGTTATAGAAAATTCTGTAATAATGTCAGATGCAATAATTGAAGATAATGCTTATGTTGTAAATAGCATTGTCTGTTCTAAAGCAAAGATAAAAGGAGGCTCAAAAGTCGGCAGTAATAGAAATATAACGGTTGTTTCAGAGAAAAAAACCGTGGATGGTGAATATGTAAATGAATAG
- a CDS encoding helix-turn-helix domain-containing protein codes for MHVNEKGVLENSEAYFHTPSSLAKSLFFYFICAGHFYCDDKYSVKRNNYNSYLLMYIKDGEGQIFFDQKAFQAKANDVVLLNCHEPHAYTTKKWETYWIHFDGNMSKEFFDLLYSRYGVVFPLNGSIIIPKYLKEIIEDYQNSKIPNEALVSCYIQRMLTELLFISSETNAADDLKSNQIQDAINFIRLNYKDKLTIDTISQHASMSPFHFSRVFKKETGYSPYEYLTMIRLNKAKTLLKSTKMSIKEIANEVGYNSESNFVTNFKEHNKMTPTEFRKTSF; via the coding sequence ATGCATGTTAATGAAAAAGGCGTCCTTGAAAATTCAGAAGCATATTTTCATACACCTAGTAGCTTAGCTAAATCATTGTTCTTTTATTTTATCTGTGCAGGGCATTTCTACTGCGATGACAAATATTCTGTAAAGCGCAATAATTATAATAGCTACCTTTTAATGTATATAAAAGATGGTGAGGGCCAAATATTCTTTGACCAAAAAGCATTTCAAGCTAAGGCTAATGATGTTGTCTTACTCAATTGTCATGAGCCACATGCATATACAACTAAAAAGTGGGAGACATACTGGATACATTTTGATGGAAACATGAGTAAAGAATTCTTTGACCTTTTGTATAGTAGATATGGAGTCGTATTTCCTTTAAATGGCTCTATAATTATTCCAAAATATTTAAAAGAGATTATTGAGGATTACCAAAATTCAAAAATCCCCAATGAAGCCCTTGTATCATGCTATATACAGAGAATGCTGACAGAATTATTGTTTATATCAAGCGAAACAAATGCAGCAGATGATCTTAAATCAAATCAAATTCAAGATGCAATAAACTTTATCAGGCTTAACTACAAAGATAAACTTACAATAGATACGATATCACAGCATGCATCTATGAGCCCATTTCACTTCAGCAGGGTTTTTAAAAAAGAAACAGGGTATTCGCCATATGAGTATTTGACTATGATACGTTTAAATAAAGCAAAAACCCTTTTAAAAAGCACAAAGATGAGCATAAAAGAAATCGCAAATGAGGTGGGATATAATAGCGAGTCCAATTTCGTCACAAATTTTAAAGAACATAACAAAATGACACCAACTGAATTTAGAAAGACGTCTTTTTAA
- the glgB gene encoding 1,4-alpha-glucan branching protein GlgB, whose translation MKNKSNTVTSTIYASDIKKFLRGENYESYKMLGSRFLNYRGKDGVVFCVWAPNAEKVGVAGDFNGWNAKDHMMLPVKDAGMWWKFIEGLKEGDLYKYEIHTKDGRVILKADPYAYFSEVRPHTASIVKNLPQYVWHDDDWMLKRKTVNLYESPINIYELHLGSWKRKDDGTLYNYRDIANMLVPYIKDMGYTYVEFLPLLEHPLDMSWGYQATGYFSVTSRFGEPEDFMYMVDLLHQNDIGVIMDWAPGHFCKDEHGLYCFDGTYLYEYNDISLRENGDWGTANFDIEKPGVQSFLISSALFWLKEYHIDGLRTDAVSNILYLKNRAGSPDNNNKSIVEFIQKFNKVVFEKIPNPLMIAEESSAYPLVTYPAYLGGLGFNYKWDMGWMNDTLKYMQLYPDDRKWNHNLITFSMMYAYSENFILPFSHDEVVHGKKSLLDKMPGEYDEKFANLRLLYGYMICHPGKKLLFMGGEFGQFIEWDFQKQLDWFLLDYPMHKNMQKYVKDLNHLYLQNEALWQQDHKDEGFLWIDANNNNQSIISFIRYAKEKQDFLITICNFSKVHYDIYRIGVPENTDYIEILNSDNSEYGGKGVLNSGTIKSYNKPMHGKPYSIVIKIPALSTLILKPLNNKRGEIDEKGDNSADTSRRTGE comes from the coding sequence ATGAAAAACAAAAGCAATACTGTAACTTCAACTATTTATGCATCTGACATAAAGAAATTTCTAAGGGGAGAAAACTATGAGTCATACAAGATGCTTGGAAGCAGATTTTTAAATTACAGAGGGAAAGATGGTGTAGTGTTCTGCGTGTGGGCACCGAATGCTGAAAAAGTTGGTGTTGCTGGTGATTTCAATGGCTGGAACGCAAAAGACCATATGATGTTACCAGTAAAAGATGCTGGTATGTGGTGGAAATTCATTGAAGGTTTAAAAGAAGGAGACCTCTACAAATATGAAATACATACAAAGGACGGGAGAGTAATACTAAAAGCAGACCCGTACGCATATTTTTCTGAAGTGAGACCACATACTGCATCAATTGTTAAAAATTTACCACAATATGTATGGCATGATGATGACTGGATGCTAAAAAGAAAGACTGTTAACCTTTATGAAAGTCCTATAAACATATATGAACTGCATCTTGGCTCATGGAAGCGTAAAGATGACGGAACACTATATAATTACAGAGACATAGCAAATATGCTTGTACCGTACATAAAAGATATGGGATATACATATGTTGAATTTTTACCACTATTAGAACATCCGCTTGATATGTCATGGGGATATCAAGCGACAGGATATTTCTCAGTAACAAGTCGTTTTGGTGAACCGGAAGATTTTATGTATATGGTTGATTTGCTACATCAAAATGACATAGGCGTTATTATGGATTGGGCACCAGGACATTTTTGCAAGGATGAACATGGACTTTACTGTTTCGATGGGACATATCTATATGAGTACAATGATATTTCATTAAGAGAAAATGGCGATTGGGGAACGGCAAATTTTGATATAGAAAAACCCGGTGTACAAAGTTTTCTCATATCAAGTGCTCTATTTTGGCTTAAAGAATATCATATTGATGGCCTCAGGACAGATGCTGTATCAAATATACTCTACCTCAAAAATAGAGCTGGAAGTCCCGATAATAATAATAAAAGTATAGTAGAATTTATACAAAAGTTTAATAAAGTTGTATTTGAAAAAATCCCAAACCCCCTAATGATAGCAGAGGAATCCAGTGCGTATCCACTTGTTACATATCCTGCATATCTTGGAGGACTTGGTTTCAACTATAAATGGGATATGGGTTGGATGAACGATACCTTAAAATACATGCAATTATATCCAGATGATAGAAAATGGAATCATAATCTTATAACTTTTTCAATGATGTATGCATATTCAGAAAACTTTATTTTACCATTTTCTCACGATGAAGTCGTCCATGGGAAAAAATCGCTGCTTGATAAAATGCCTGGGGAGTATGATGAAAAATTCGCCAATCTCAGGCTTTTATATGGATATATGATATGCCATCCAGGGAAGAAACTACTCTTTATGGGAGGTGAATTTGGGCAATTCATCGAATGGGATTTTCAAAAACAGCTTGACTGGTTTCTATTAGATTATCCTATGCACAAGAATATGCAAAAGTATGTTAAAGATTTAAACCATTTATATCTACAGAATGAAGCATTATGGCAACAAGATCATAAAGATGAAGGTTTCTTATGGATTGATGCAAATAACAACAATCAAAGTATCATATCTTTTATACGTTATGCAAAAGAAAAGCAAGATTTCCTTATTACAATATGCAATTTCAGTAAAGTACACTATGATATATATCGAATTGGAGTACCAGAAAACACAGATTATATTGAAATACTAAATAGCGATAATAGCGAGTATGGCGGCAAAGGAGTTTTAAATAGCGGCACTATAAAGTCATATAATAAACCTATGCATGGCAAGCCCTATAGTATCGTTATAAAAATCCCAGCTCTTTCAACACTTATATTAAAACCATTAAATAATAAAAGAGGTGAAATTGATGAAAAAGGAGATAATAGCGCTGATACTAGCAGGAGGACAGGGGAGTAG
- a CDS encoding tryptophan transporter: MESRKTLREFILCALLMALGLVLHFITPAFMFNMRPDFMLAMLFISLMIVDDLKVDYVTAIIAGIFTAITGSMPGGQIANPIDKLVTATILILLIRLLKNRINDGILAAIVGIIGTIISGAVFLGVVSIVAGLPNNSAFTVLMLTVVLPAAAINTVVTVIGYYIVKQLSRSTSLAKK; the protein is encoded by the coding sequence GTGGAATCAAGGAAGACATTGAGAGAATTTATTCTTTGCGCACTTCTTATGGCGTTAGGCTTAGTACTTCATTTTATAACACCGGCATTTATGTTTAATATGAGACCTGACTTTATGTTGGCTATGCTTTTTATATCATTGATGATCGTTGACGATTTGAAAGTCGACTATGTTACAGCGATTATTGCAGGAATTTTTACAGCCATTACAGGATCAATGCCTGGCGGACAGATTGCAAATCCGATAGATAAACTTGTTACAGCAACTATATTGATATTATTAATAAGATTACTAAAGAATAGAATAAATGATGGAATATTAGCAGCAATTGTTGGAATAATTGGAACTATAATATCAGGTGCAGTATTCTTAGGAGTTGTATCTATTGTTGCCGGATTACCTAATAACAGTGCTTTTACTGTATTAATGCTTACTGTAGTACTCCCGGCAGCAGCAATAAATACAGTTGTTACAGTTATAGGTTATTATATAGTTAAACAGCTATCAAGGTCAACATCATTAGCAAAGAAATAA
- a CDS encoding DUF5107 domain-containing protein, which yields MIEKTIFKGTEAIKFEDDILRVLVLPTIGGKIASIYNKNKDFELLFQNKGDAYIKAKIYDDFSKFDASGFDDAFPTIDKCVVRYDGKDVVYPDHGEVWSSSFNYEAVGDILKLWFDSVILPYRYEKTISIDGEKLNIHYNIKNNRREAFPCIWAMHCLINCEEDMEVNFPDGTKDVVNVQKSKRLGAVDTVHSYPVTKDINDEEYHLDRVLPLSSNNTEKYYVNDKVINGYCNVYYPSKDVKYVVEFDKEKLPYLGFWVTEGGFRGDYNCAFEPTNGFYDSIDIAKNKNRLFYLEGGKELDFDIKISLK from the coding sequence ATGATAGAAAAGACCATTTTTAAAGGTACAGAAGCGATAAAATTTGAGGATGATATCTTAAGAGTTTTAGTTTTACCTACTATTGGAGGCAAGATAGCTTCAATATATAATAAGAACAAGGACTTTGAGCTCCTTTTTCAGAACAAAGGAGATGCATATATAAAAGCTAAAATTTATGATGATTTTTCAAAATTTGATGCATCTGGTTTTGATGACGCATTTCCGACAATCGATAAATGTGTTGTTAGATATGATGGTAAAGATGTTGTATATCCAGATCATGGCGAAGTATGGTCGTCAAGTTTTAATTATGAAGCGGTTGGAGATATATTAAAGCTTTGGTTTGATAGTGTTATACTGCCATATAGATACGAAAAGACCATATCAATTGATGGAGAGAAATTAAATATTCATTACAATATAAAAAACAATAGAAGAGAAGCATTTCCATGCATATGGGCAATGCACTGCTTAATAAATTGCGAAGAAGATATGGAAGTAAATTTTCCTGATGGTACAAAAGATGTTGTGAATGTCCAGAAAAGCAAAAGGTTAGGGGCTGTCGACACGGTACATAGCTATCCTGTAACAAAGGACATAAATGATGAGGAATACCATCTCGATAGAGTGTTACCGTTAAGTTCAAACAATACAGAAAAATATTATGTAAATGATAAAGTTATAAACGGATACTGTAATGTTTATTATCCTTCTAAAGATGTAAAATATGTAGTCGAATTTGACAAAGAAAAGCTTCCATATTTAGGATTTTGGGTGACAGAGGGAGGATTTAGAGGAGACTATAACTGCGCATTTGAACCTACTAACGGATTTTATGACAGCATAGATATTGCAAAGAATAAAAATAGATTATTCTATCTTGAAGGTGGAAAGGAATTAGACTTTGACATTAAGATTAGTTTAAAATAG